A region of Polyangium spumosum DNA encodes the following proteins:
- a CDS encoding putative phage tail protein: MAGLGGFNPAPFKFGAASQTDLEAIQNAIAEAEGTSLAVIKGTVKWVENHATARVLWELYGATQKLANQWLPEKATDFLPRWEAILGITPSRFDDLEDRRRRVAAKLSLIGKGTTFQVVNDYLTTILGSIYQGLVFTDPMDATTYVPGGGSVPGGPTFLDGNTIDPQLSPYYSTVAYVAILLAKPDSMSEEEFYALAGRIYEDADNLFGAWVAFDWIRDGVNGAGFYLDEDNNLDGQRFD, encoded by the coding sequence ATGGCCGGTCTCGGCGGCTTCAACCCCGCGCCCTTCAAATTCGGCGCGGCCAGTCAGACCGACCTCGAAGCCATTCAGAACGCCATCGCGGAAGCCGAGGGGACGAGCCTCGCCGTCATCAAGGGGACGGTCAAGTGGGTCGAGAACCACGCGACGGCCCGCGTCCTGTGGGAGCTATACGGCGCGACGCAAAAGCTCGCGAACCAATGGCTTCCCGAGAAGGCGACCGACTTTTTGCCGAGGTGGGAGGCAATCCTCGGCATCACGCCGAGCCGGTTCGATGACCTGGAGGATCGTCGTCGAAGGGTCGCCGCGAAGCTCTCCCTCATCGGCAAGGGCACCACATTCCAGGTCGTCAACGATTACCTCACGACCATCCTGGGGTCGATCTACCAGGGGCTCGTTTTCACGGACCCAATGGACGCCACGACGTATGTCCCCGGGGGCGGCTCTGTCCCCGGGGGACCGACGTTCCTGGACGGCAACACGATCGATCCCCAACTATCCCCGTACTACTCGACGGTCGCATACGTAGCCATCCTCCTCGCGAAGCCCGATTCGATGAGCGAGGAGGAGTTTTACGCGCTTGCGGGCCGAATCTACGAGGACGCCGACAACCTCTTCGGCGCGTGGGTCGCATTCGATTGGATTCGCGACGGAGTGAATGGCGCCGGGTTCTACCTCGACGAGGACAACAATCTCGACGGGCAACGCTTCGACTGA
- a CDS encoding baseplate J/gp47 family protein: protein MADPKEFTTKTREQIRGDYTRTVKNGLINLGIANPNVSEGTLDYIRGDALGAFGEEIYNLVSVKANAQLPDSALDDDLIRLAKIVGLDLRPAGPSQGFIILQTSVSVPVAIPAGSQLLDPAGLSYEVLVGGAYGSGDLVSIRAVDTGSRTNLPEGTTLRWSSAPPFVAATALVASGGLLGGVDQETIEGLRARLLDYYRNPPGGGNWSQVNLTAENSSTFVQKSFAYPAVYGPSTLHVVVVGAPTTTNKSRTVPSDIVETVVKPAVLGAFPEFADIVVTSADSFTVATTFGLSLPTSKRASPPGPGGGWLDGTPWPTNASLGYAPVTTVNSAVDFFVNADAAPVVGQRVCYVSPTNYKLYRAKITQVFGGGPPYRIVIDTGFFRSNTTNDPLQTADWVFPDAERMDAYVAAVLNAFATMGPAEKTTIPGLLPRAYRKPQKEFSWPSQVGSYFLRALYESGEEVFDADFNVTPDVVPVVSGYPLAPYIAVPGLLAFYPQ, encoded by the coding sequence ATGGCTGACCCCAAAGAGTTCACGACCAAGACCCGCGAGCAAATCCGCGGGGACTACACGCGGACGGTCAAGAACGGGCTCATCAACCTCGGGATCGCGAACCCCAACGTATCCGAGGGGACGCTCGACTACATCAGGGGAGACGCGCTCGGGGCATTCGGCGAGGAGATCTACAACCTCGTCAGCGTCAAAGCGAATGCCCAGCTCCCGGACAGCGCGCTCGACGACGATCTCATCCGCCTCGCGAAGATCGTGGGGCTCGATTTGCGGCCCGCGGGTCCCTCGCAAGGCTTCATCATCCTCCAGACGAGCGTGTCGGTCCCTGTCGCCATCCCCGCGGGGTCGCAGCTCCTCGACCCCGCGGGCCTCTCGTACGAGGTCCTCGTCGGCGGCGCGTACGGCTCGGGGGACCTCGTGTCCATCCGGGCCGTCGACACGGGCAGCCGAACGAACCTGCCCGAGGGGACGACCCTCCGATGGTCCTCTGCCCCTCCCTTCGTCGCTGCAACGGCTCTCGTGGCGTCTGGGGGGCTTCTCGGCGGAGTCGACCAGGAGACCATCGAGGGCCTCCGGGCTCGCCTCCTCGACTACTACCGAAACCCTCCCGGCGGCGGCAATTGGTCGCAGGTCAACCTGACCGCCGAGAATTCGTCGACGTTCGTTCAGAAATCGTTTGCCTACCCGGCCGTTTACGGCCCGTCGACACTGCACGTTGTCGTCGTGGGAGCGCCGACGACGACGAACAAGAGCCGGACCGTGCCGAGCGATATCGTCGAGACGGTCGTGAAGCCCGCCGTACTCGGCGCGTTTCCCGAGTTCGCCGACATCGTTGTCACCAGTGCGGACAGTTTCACGGTTGCGACGACGTTCGGCCTATCATTGCCGACCTCGAAGCGAGCATCGCCCCCCGGCCCGGGTGGGGGGTGGCTCGACGGTACGCCGTGGCCGACCAATGCGTCTCTCGGCTACGCGCCGGTCACCACGGTGAACTCCGCCGTCGACTTCTTCGTGAATGCCGACGCGGCACCCGTCGTGGGGCAGCGCGTGTGTTACGTCAGCCCGACGAACTACAAGCTCTACAGGGCCAAGATCACGCAGGTCTTCGGCGGCGGCCCGCCGTACCGCATTGTCATCGACACGGGCTTCTTCCGCAGCAACACAACGAACGACCCCCTGCAAACGGCGGATTGGGTATTTCCGGACGCCGAGCGCATGGACGCGTACGTCGCCGCTGTGTTGAACGCGTTCGCGACGATGGGCCCGGCCGAGAAGACCACGATTCCCGGCCTTCTACCGCGCGCCTATCGCAAGCCGCAGAAGGAATTTTCCTGGCCGTCGCAGGTCGGCTCGTACTTCCTCCGCGCGCTCTACGAGTCGGGCGAAGAGGTATTCGACGCAGACTTCAATGTGACGCCCGATGTCGTGCCCGTGGTGAGCGGCTACCCGCTCGCCCCGTACATCGCCGTCCCGGGGCTCTTGGCGTTTTACCCGCAGTGA